A genomic segment from Bradyrhizobium sp. CB1015 encodes:
- a CDS encoding DUF6481 family protein encodes MSGFREPGFADRQKAAQDARKNLLNKFKSQPGPDDPAVIARRAEREALAAKRAEAKAAREAEKAEQKRLEEEAKAAEAARIAREAEEAAERQAALEAEQKAKRDARYAARKAKRK; translated from the coding sequence ATGAGTGGATTCAGGGAACCCGGCTTCGCAGACCGGCAAAAGGCGGCACAGGATGCCCGCAAGAATCTTTTGAACAAGTTCAAATCGCAGCCGGGCCCCGATGATCCGGCGGTGATCGCGCGCCGTGCTGAACGCGAGGCACTCGCGGCCAAGCGTGCCGAGGCAAAGGCCGCGCGCGAGGCCGAAAAGGCCGAGCAGAAGCGCCTCGAGGAAGAGGCCAAGGCCGCCGAAGCTGCGCGGATCGCGCGGGAAGCTGAGGAAGCCGCCGAGAGGCAGGCTGCGCTCGAGGCCGAGCAGAAGGCCAAGCGCGATGCGCGCTACGCCGCCCGCAAGGCAAAGCGCAAGTAA
- a CDS encoding DUF2171 domain-containing protein, translating to MADIREHMKIIGKDGAHVGTVDRLEGNRIKLTRKDSPEGHKDHHHYIDTKYVGAVEGDVVKLSVNADAVPKTEAA from the coding sequence ATGGCTGACATCAGAGAGCACATGAAAATCATCGGCAAGGACGGCGCACATGTCGGCACCGTCGATCGCCTCGAGGGCAACCGCATAAAGCTGACGCGCAAGGACAGCCCGGAAGGTCACAAGGACCATCATCACTATATCGACACGAAATATGTCGGTGCCGTCGAAGGCGACGTCGTCAAGCTGTCGGTGAATGCCGACGCCGTTCCGAAGACGGAAGCGGCGTAA
- the pbpC gene encoding penicillin-binding protein 1C: MRILSAAALTFILAIIAFVTWVYSLGPLPLDEARQVSTTIIDRNGKLLRAYAMADGRWRLPVDAKTNVDPTYLKLLFAYEDQRFYAHDGIDPLALGRAAMQLGTRGHIVSGGSTITMQLARLMEPRRQRSLYAKLRQIVRAIEIERSMSKEQILDLYLALAPYGGNLEGIRAASIAYLGKEPKRLSLAEAALLVALPQSPETRRLDRFPDAARKARDRVLDRMVEEHVVSADDARQAKAVPVPKLRKPMPILAPHASDTALSTIKDTPIIELTLDANLQKVLEPLARDRAIALGPNISVGIIVVENESGDVLARVGSADYFDESRAGQVDMTRAVRSPGSTLKPFIYGLAFEDGFVHPDSLIDDRPVRFGSYAPENFDMTFQGTVPVRKALQLSLNVPAIVLLDRVGSSRLASRLRQAGGSLILPKDEAPGLAMGLGGVGVTLQDLAQLYAGFARLGTTKPLREIVTAKDDREPLRLLDQVAAWQVGNVLLGTPPPENAAHNRIAFKTGTSYGYRDAWSVGFDGRMTIGVWVGRPDGAPVPGLIGRVAAAPILFDAFARSGKTLAPLPKPPKGTLVASNAKLPLPLKRFRPVGELLRSGGEQALHIQFPLNGSRIDVDRSGGRESAAMPVKVAGGVLPMTVMVNGTALGEIDGRRQRLIDPPGPGFARLTVIDATGAADTVVIRIQ, encoded by the coding sequence ATGCGCATCCTCTCCGCAGCCGCGCTCACCTTTATCCTCGCCATCATCGCCTTCGTCACCTGGGTCTACTCCCTCGGCCCGCTGCCGCTCGACGAAGCCCGCCAGGTCTCCACCACCATCATCGATCGCAACGGCAAGCTGCTGCGTGCCTATGCCATGGCCGACGGCCGCTGGCGGTTGCCGGTCGATGCCAAGACCAACGTCGATCCGACCTACCTGAAACTGCTGTTCGCCTATGAGGACCAGCGCTTCTACGCCCATGACGGCATCGATCCACTGGCGCTGGGGCGCGCCGCGATGCAGCTGGGAACGCGCGGTCACATCGTCTCGGGCGGCTCGACCATCACGATGCAGCTCGCCCGCCTGATGGAGCCGCGGCGGCAGCGCTCGCTCTACGCAAAGCTGCGGCAGATCGTGCGTGCGATCGAGATCGAGCGCAGCATGAGCAAGGAGCAGATCCTCGATCTTTATCTGGCGCTCGCGCCCTATGGCGGCAATCTCGAAGGCATCCGCGCGGCGTCGATCGCCTATCTCGGCAAGGAGCCGAAGCGGCTGTCGCTGGCGGAGGCGGCGCTGCTGGTCGCGCTGCCGCAATCGCCGGAGACGCGCCGGCTGGATCGCTTTCCCGATGCTGCGCGCAAGGCGCGCGACCGCGTGCTCGACCGCATGGTCGAGGAGCATGTGGTCAGCGCTGACGACGCCAGGCAGGCCAAGGCGGTGCCGGTGCCGAAACTGCGCAAGCCGATGCCGATCCTGGCGCCGCATGCCTCCGACACCGCGCTGTCGACAATCAAGGACACGCCGATCATCGAGCTGACACTCGATGCGAACCTGCAGAAGGTGCTGGAGCCGCTGGCGCGCGACCGCGCCATTGCGCTGGGTCCGAACATCTCGGTCGGCATCATCGTGGTCGAAAATGAGAGCGGCGACGTGCTCGCGCGGGTCGGCTCGGCCGATTATTTCGACGAGAGCCGGGCAGGGCAGGTCGACATGACCCGCGCCGTCCGCTCGCCCGGCTCGACACTGAAGCCCTTCATCTACGGGCTCGCCTTCGAGGACGGCTTCGTCCATCCCGACAGTCTGATCGACGACCGGCCGGTCCGCTTCGGCTCCTATGCGCCGGAAAATTTCGACATGACCTTCCAGGGGACGGTGCCGGTAAGGAAAGCGCTGCAATTGTCGCTGAACGTGCCGGCCATCGTGCTGCTTGACCGCGTCGGCTCGAGCCGGCTGGCCTCGCGGCTGCGGCAGGCCGGCGGCAGCCTCATCCTGCCCAAGGACGAAGCGCCCGGCCTTGCCATGGGCCTCGGCGGCGTCGGCGTGACGCTCCAGGACCTCGCCCAGCTCTATGCCGGCTTCGCCCGGCTTGGGACCACCAAGCCGCTGCGCGAGATCGTCACCGCCAAGGACGATCGCGAGCCGCTCCGGCTGCTGGATCAGGTCGCAGCCTGGCAGGTCGGCAACGTCCTGCTCGGCACGCCGCCGCCGGAAAACGCCGCCCACAACCGCATCGCCTTCAAGACCGGCACCTCCTACGGCTATCGCGACGCCTGGTCGGTCGGCTTCGACGGCCGCATGACCATCGGCGTCTGGGTTGGCCGCCCGGACGGAGCGCCGGTTCCCGGCCTGATCGGACGCGTCGCCGCCGCGCCCATCCTGTTCGACGCCTTCGCCCGCAGCGGCAAGACGCTGGCCCCCTTGCCGAAGCCGCCCAAGGGAACCCTGGTCGCAAGCAACGCGAAGCTGCCGCTGCCCTTGAAGCGGTTCCGTCCGGTTGGCGAACTTTTGCGAAGCGGGGGCGAGCAGGCGCTGCACATCCAGTTTCCCCTGAACGGCTCGCGGATCGACGTCGATCGATCAGGTGGCCGGGAGAGCGCAGCCATGCCAGTCAAGGTCGCCGGCGGCGTGCTGCCCATGACGGTCATGGTTAACGGCACCGCGCTCGGCGAGATCGACGGCCGCCGGCAACGGCTGATCGATCCGCCCGGCCCAGGCTTTGCACGGCTCACCGTGATCGACGCCACTGGCGCCGCGGACACAGTCGTCATTCGAATTCAATGA
- a CDS encoding alpha-2-macroglobulin, whose amino-acid sequence MIGLVRAVTICAALALGLVAAQAADKAFKRDDLADSAIKLEAQIKSEAGPVAKSNATLKTDADAAFRRNDYRTGLSVLGQIAATTPEDAGNWLRLAKVIFQISPKSSSEQTFLLERASTAAYIAYQRAGNAGEEADALAVLGKALAERKLWRPALDALRLSLDMREVADVRGQYEKMRDEHGFRLLDYTVDSDSASPRACFQFSEELAKRTDFAPFLALAGQDKPALSAEGKQLCVDGLKHGERYNINLRAGLPSTVKEGLPKSAEFNIYVRDRKPFVRFTSRAYVLPRTGQRGIPVVSVNTPAVNINVFRIGDRNLINTVVDSDFQKTLSKYQLSELGDERGVKVWTGELATATTLNQDVITAFPVDQALGELQPGVYVMTAAARSSDEVYQLATQWFIVSDLGISAYSGNDGIHVFVNSLASTDPVSKAEVRLVARNNEILATRKTDETGHVLFEAGLARGEGGLSPAMFTVTGEKADYAFLSLKTSAFDLSDRGVSGRAVPAGADAFVYAERGVYRSSETVFLTVLLRDGQGNAVTGGPMTLVVERPDGVEYRRAVLADQGAGGRTLSVPLNSAVPTGTWRVRAFTDPKGASVGETTFMVEDYVPDRIEFDLSAKDKLIKANAPVELKADGHFLYGAPASGLQLEGDMLIAPAAERPGFAGYKFGVDDEETTSNERTPLENLPEADANGVATFPVTLDKQPASTRPQEAQIFVRMVETGGRAVERKIVLPVAPATAQIGIKALFGDKNVAEGDKAEFDVVFVSPEGEKLRRDGLRYELLKMESRYQWYRQNNYWEYEPVKSTSRVADGDVTIAADKPTRISLASQPGRYRLDVKSNDADGPVTSVQFDVGWYSDGSADTPDLLETSIDKPQYASGDTMTVSVNVRSAGKLTVNVLGDRLLTTQTIDVKEGTAQVKLPIGTDWGTGAYVVATLRRPLDAAAQRMPGRAIGLKWFGIDKQTRTLQVKLTPPSLIRPNSTLKVPVKLDGLNPGEDAKIVIAAVDVGILNLTNYKPPAPDDYYLGQRRLSAEIRDLYGQLIDGMSGTRGQIKSGGDAGAGELQGSPPTQKPLALYSGIVTVAADGTADVSFDIPEFAGTARVMAVAWTATKLGRANTDVVIRDPVVLTTTLPRFLLNGDHGTVNLEIDNVEGHAGDYVINVKAGGPVKMTGNPATTVKLAAKQRNSFSLALDATAAGQATLDVDIRGPNGLALARHYAFDVKAATQVLARRSIRTLAKGESLTLTSDMFSDLVPGTGSVSVSASLSTALDAATILKALDRYPHGCSEQITSRAMPLLYVNELAAGAHLAMDTEVDQRIRDAIERLLARQGSNGSFGLWLAGGDDAWLDAYVTDFLTRAREKGFAVPDVLFKNALDRIRNSVVNANEPEKDGGRDLAYGLYVLARNGAAPIGDLRYLADTKLANLATPIAKSQLAAALALVGDRNRAERVYGAALDSLAPKPTLEFGRTDYGSQLRDAAALVSLASEGNAPRATLTQAVSRVETARGLTPYTSTQENAWLVLAARALAKENLSIEVDGQPVKTALYRSYKADTLSGKPLKITNTGDAPVQAVVSVSGSPVTPEPAASNGFKIERSYHTLDGKPADISKVKQNQRFAVVLKITEAKPEYGHIMVSDYLPAGLEIDNPKLVSSGDSGTLDWIEDGEEPEDTEFRDDRFTAAVDRASDSKSVFTVAYVVRAVSPGKYVLPQAYVEDMYNPSRYGRTGTGSVEVRAAK is encoded by the coding sequence ATGATCGGTCTTGTTCGCGCCGTCACAATCTGCGCCGCGCTGGCGCTCGGCCTCGTCGCTGCGCAGGCCGCCGACAAGGCGTTCAAACGCGACGACCTCGCCGATTCCGCGATCAAGCTGGAGGCCCAGATCAAGAGCGAGGCGGGGCCGGTCGCCAAGTCCAACGCGACGCTGAAGACGGACGCCGACGCCGCCTTCCGGCGCAATGATTATCGCACCGGCCTTTCGGTGCTCGGCCAGATCGCCGCGACAACGCCCGAGGATGCCGGCAACTGGCTGCGGCTCGCCAAGGTCATCTTCCAGATCTCGCCGAAGAGCTCGAGCGAGCAGACCTTCCTGCTGGAGCGCGCCTCGACCGCGGCCTACATCGCCTACCAGCGTGCCGGCAATGCGGGCGAGGAGGCCGACGCGCTCGCCGTGCTCGGCAAGGCGCTGGCCGAACGCAAGCTGTGGCGGCCGGCACTGGATGCGCTGCGGCTGTCGCTCGACATGCGCGAGGTCGCCGACGTCCGCGGCCAATATGAGAAGATGCGCGACGAGCACGGTTTCCGGCTGCTCGACTATACTGTGGACTCGGACTCGGCGAGCCCGCGTGCCTGCTTCCAGTTCTCCGAGGAACTCGCCAAGCGCACCGATTTCGCGCCGTTCCTGGCTCTCGCCGGGCAGGACAAGCCGGCGCTGTCGGCCGAAGGCAAGCAGCTCTGCGTCGACGGGTTGAAGCACGGCGAGCGCTACAACATCAATTTGCGCGCCGGTTTGCCGTCGACCGTGAAGGAGGGGCTGCCGAAATCGGCCGAGTTCAACATCTATGTCCGCGACCGCAAGCCGTTCGTGCGCTTCACCAGCCGCGCCTATGTGCTGCCGCGGACCGGCCAACGCGGCATTCCCGTCGTCAGCGTCAACACGCCCGCGGTCAACATCAACGTCTTCCGGATCGGCGACCGCAACCTGATCAACACGGTGGTCGACAGCGATTTCCAGAAGACGCTGTCGAAGTACCAGCTCAGCGAGCTCGGCGACGAGCGGGGCGTCAAGGTCTGGACCGGCGAGCTTGCGACCGCGACGACGCTGAACCAGGACGTCATCACGGCATTCCCGGTCGACCAGGCGCTCGGCGAGCTCCAGCCCGGTGTCTACGTCATGACGGCCGCGGCCAGGAGCTCGGACGAAGTCTACCAGCTCGCCACGCAATGGTTCATCGTCTCCGACCTCGGCATCTCCGCTTACTCCGGCAATGACGGCATCCATGTCTTCGTCAACTCGCTGGCGTCGACCGATCCGGTCAGCAAGGCCGAGGTGCGCCTCGTCGCCCGCAACAACGAGATCCTGGCGACGCGCAAGACCGACGAGACCGGTCACGTGCTGTTCGAGGCCGGCCTTGCGCGCGGCGAGGGCGGATTGTCGCCGGCGATGTTCACGGTCACCGGCGAGAAAGCCGACTATGCCTTCCTGAGCCTGAAGACGTCGGCCTTCGATCTGTCCGACCGCGGCGTTTCGGGGCGCGCCGTGCCGGCAGGCGCCGATGCCTTCGTCTATGCCGAGCGTGGCGTCTACCGCTCCAGCGAGACCGTCTTCCTCACCGTGCTGCTCCGCGACGGGCAGGGCAATGCCGTCACCGGCGGGCCGATGACGCTGGTGGTCGAGCGCCCCGACGGCGTCGAATATCGCCGCGCCGTGCTGGCGGATCAGGGTGCCGGCGGCCGCACGCTGTCCGTGCCGCTCAATTCGGCCGTCCCGACAGGAACGTGGCGGGTGCGCGCCTTCACCGATCCGAAGGGGGCTTCGGTCGGCGAGACCACCTTCATGGTCGAGGATTACGTGCCCGATCGGATCGAATTCGACTTGTCCGCCAAGGACAAGCTGATCAAAGCTAACGCTCCAGTGGAGCTTAAGGCCGACGGTCATTTCCTCTACGGCGCCCCAGCCTCGGGCCTTCAGCTCGAAGGCGACATGCTGATCGCGCCCGCGGCCGAGCGGCCCGGCTTTGCCGGCTACAAGTTCGGCGTCGACGACGAGGAAACCACCTCGAACGAGCGCACTCCGCTGGAGAACCTGCCTGAGGCCGATGCCAACGGCGTTGCGACCTTCCCGGTGACATTGGACAAGCAGCCGGCCTCGACGCGTCCGCAGGAGGCCCAGATCTTCGTCCGCATGGTCGAGACCGGCGGCCGCGCCGTCGAGCGCAAGATCGTGCTGCCGGTCGCGCCCGCGACGGCGCAGATCGGCATCAAGGCGCTGTTCGGCGACAAGAACGTCGCCGAGGGCGACAAGGCCGAGTTCGACGTCGTGTTCGTCTCGCCGGAGGGCGAGAAGCTGCGCCGCGACGGTCTGCGCTACGAGCTCCTGAAGATGGAGTCGCGTTACCAGTGGTACCGCCAGAACAATTACTGGGAGTATGAACCGGTCAAGTCGACCTCGCGCGTCGCGGACGGTGACGTCACGATCGCCGCCGACAAGCCGACGCGGATCTCGCTCGCGTCGCAGCCCGGCCGCTACCGGCTCGACGTCAAGTCGAACGACGCCGACGGCCCGGTGACCTCGGTGCAGTTCGACGTCGGCTGGTATTCCGACGGCAGCGCCGACACGCCGGACCTGCTGGAGACCTCGATCGACAAGCCGCAATACGCCTCCGGCGACACCATGACGGTCTCGGTCAACGTCCGCAGCGCCGGCAAGCTGACCGTCAACGTGCTCGGCGATCGCCTGCTGACGACGCAGACCATCGACGTCAAGGAAGGCACCGCGCAGGTGAAGCTTCCGATCGGCACGGATTGGGGCACCGGTGCCTATGTGGTGGCGACGCTGCGCCGTCCGCTCGACGCCGCGGCCCAGCGCATGCCAGGCCGAGCGATCGGGCTGAAATGGTTCGGCATCGACAAGCAGACCCGCACCTTGCAGGTGAAGCTGACGCCGCCTTCGCTGATCCGGCCGAACTCGACGCTGAAGGTCCCGGTCAAGCTCGACGGGCTCAATCCGGGCGAGGACGCCAAGATCGTCATCGCCGCCGTCGATGTCGGCATCCTCAATCTCACCAATTACAAGCCGCCGGCGCCGGACGATTATTATCTCGGCCAGCGCCGCCTCAGCGCCGAGATCCGCGATCTCTACGGCCAGCTGATCGACGGCATGTCCGGCACGCGCGGCCAGATCAAGTCCGGCGGTGATGCCGGTGCAGGTGAGCTCCAGGGCTCGCCACCCACGCAGAAGCCGCTCGCGCTCTATTCCGGCATCGTCACCGTCGCTGCCGACGGCACCGCGGACGTGAGCTTCGACATTCCGGAGTTCGCCGGTACCGCGCGTGTGATGGCGGTGGCGTGGACCGCGACCAAGCTCGGTCGCGCCAACACCGACGTCGTGATCCGCGATCCCGTCGTGCTGACGACGACGCTGCCGCGCTTCCTGCTCAATGGCGACCACGGCACCGTCAATCTCGAGATCGACAATGTCGAGGGCCATGCCGGCGACTACGTCATCAATGTGAAGGCGGGCGGCCCGGTGAAGATGACCGGCAATCCCGCAACCACGGTGAAGCTCGCCGCCAAGCAGCGCAATTCGTTCTCGCTCGCGCTCGATGCGACCGCGGCGGGGCAGGCGACGCTCGACGTCGACATCAGGGGACCGAACGGCCTGGCGCTGGCGCGTCACTATGCGTTCGACGTCAAGGCGGCGACGCAGGTGCTGGCGCGGCGCTCGATCCGGACGCTGGCGAAGGGCGAGAGCCTGACGCTGACTTCGGACATGTTCTCCGACCTCGTGCCGGGCACCGGCAGCGTCTCGGTCTCGGCCAGCCTGTCGACCGCGCTCGATGCGGCGACGATCCTGAAAGCGCTCGACCGCTATCCCCATGGCTGCTCGGAGCAGATCACTAGCCGGGCCATGCCGCTGCTCTATGTCAACGAGCTCGCGGCTGGCGCGCATCTCGCCATGGACACCGAGGTCGACCAGCGCATCCGCGATGCGATCGAGCGGCTGCTGGCCCGCCAAGGCTCGAACGGCTCGTTCGGCCTGTGGTTGGCCGGCGGCGACGACGCCTGGCTGGATGCCTATGTGACGGACTTCCTGACCCGCGCCCGCGAAAAAGGCTTCGCGGTGCCGGACGTGCTGTTCAAGAACGCGCTCGACCGTATCAGAAACTCCGTCGTCAATGCCAATGAGCCGGAGAAGGACGGCGGGCGCGATCTCGCCTACGGCCTCTACGTGCTCGCCCGCAATGGCGCAGCTCCGATCGGCGATCTCCGCTATCTCGCGGACACCAAGCTTGCCAACCTCGCAACCCCAATCGCGAAATCGCAGCTTGCGGCGGCGCTGGCCCTGGTCGGCGACCGCAACCGCGCCGAGCGGGTCTATGGCGCGGCGCTCGACAGTCTTGCGCCCAAGCCTACGCTGGAATTCGGCCGCACCGACTACGGCTCGCAGCTGCGCGATGCCGCAGCATTGGTGTCGCTCGCCAGTGAAGGCAACGCGCCGAGGGCGACGCTGACGCAGGCGGTGTCGCGGGTCGAGACCGCCCGCGGGCTGACGCCCTACACCTCGACGCAGGAGAATGCGTGGCTGGTGCTGGCGGCGCGGGCGCTCGCCAAGGAGAACCTCTCGATCGAGGTCGATGGCCAGCCGGTCAAGACCGCTTTGTACCGCAGCTACAAGGCAGACACGCTGAGCGGCAAGCCGCTGAAGATCACCAACACGGGCGATGCGCCGGTGCAGGCGGTCGTCTCGGTATCGGGCTCGCCGGTGACGCCGGAGCCGGCGGCGTCCAACGGCTTCAAGATCGAGCGCAGCTACCACACGCTCGACGGCAAGCCCGCCGACATCAGCAAGGTCAAGCAGAACCAGCGCTTCGCGGTGGTGCTGAAGATCACCGAGGCCAAGCCCGAGTACGGTCACATCATGGTGTCCGACTATCTGCCGGCCGGTCTTGAGATCGACAATCCGAAACTGGTGTCGTCGGGCGACAGCGGCACGCTGGACTGGATCGAGGACGGCGAGGAGCCTGAAGACACCGAGTTCCGCGACGACCGCTTCACCGCGGCCGTCGACCGGGCCTCGGATTCCAAGTCGGTCTTCACCGTCGCCTATGTCGTGCGCGCGGTCTCGCCCGGCAAATACGTGCTGCCGCAGGCCTATGTCGAGGACATGTACAATCCCTCGCGCTATGGGCGGACTGGCACGGGCAGCGTCGAGGTGCGGGCGGCGAAGTGA